In a genomic window of Streptococcus oralis:
- a CDS encoding sce7726 family protein codes for MEIKKNYLINRFFSRNTIKNLVQNKKDPVFERVSQHYKLENNLSTIQNIYNKLSRSYRNEYFYKNTLLNKRLLGIHSVNTTTALTEIPVGRAKPDFILINGKAVVYEIKTELDNFDRLENQINEYYKAFNHVAIVTYEKNIDMAKRKIAEINKPIGLYILQKNVKIKTVMEPKEYNNDLDRDVIFSILRKREYESIIEKRFGSLPQVSQFDYYDVCRQLTEDIRLEQFYSDFLIELKKRNPINKELFAAVPYELKFLVYFMNFKPKDYDALAQFLQK; via the coding sequence TTGGAAATTAAAAAAAATTATTTAATAAATAGATTTTTTTCCAGAAATACTATCAAAAATCTCGTACAAAATAAAAAAGATCCAGTTTTTGAGCGTGTTTCGCAACATTATAAATTAGAAAATAATTTGTCCACTATTCAAAATATTTATAATAAACTATCTCGGTCGTATCGGAACGAATACTTCTATAAGAATACTCTTTTAAATAAACGTTTATTAGGAATACATAGTGTCAATACTACAACAGCTTTAACAGAGATACCTGTCGGTCGAGCAAAACCAGATTTTATTTTAATCAACGGAAAGGCGGTTGTGTATGAAATAAAAACAGAATTAGACAATTTTGACAGACTTGAAAATCAAATCAATGAATATTATAAAGCTTTTAACCATGTTGCCATTGTGACATACGAAAAGAACATTGACATGGCAAAAAGAAAAATTGCTGAGATTAATAAACCTATTGGTCTATATATTCTACAAAAAAACGTAAAAATTAAAACAGTGATGGAACCCAAGGAATACAATAATGATTTAGATAGAGATGTCATTTTCAGTATTCTTCGGAAACGCGAATATGAAAGTATTATTGAGAAGCGTTTTGGTTCTTTACCTCAGGTCTCTCAATTCGATTATTACGATGTTTGTAGGCAACTAACTGAGGATATTCGACTAGAGCAATTTTATTCAGATTTTTTAATTGAACTGAAAAAAAGAAATCCAATCAATAAAGAATTGTTTGCGGCGGTCCCATATGAACTCAAGTTTTTGGTGTATTTCATGAACTTTAAACCAAAGGATTATGATGCACTTGCTCAATTTTTACAAAAATAG
- a CDS encoding phosphoribosylformylglycinamidine synthase: MDKRIFVEKKADFQVKSESLVRELQHNLELSTLKSIRIVQVYDVFDLAEDLFAPAEKHIFSEQVTDHVLDEAAVQADLANYAFFAIESLPGQFDQRAASSQEALLLLGSSSDVTVNTAQLYLVNKDIDAIELEAVKNYLLNPVDSRFKDITTGIAKQEFSESDKTIPKLTFFENYTAEDFARYKAEQGMAMEVDDLLFIQDYFKSIGRVPTETELKVLDTYWSDHCRHTTFETELKQIDFSASKFQKQLQATYDKYIAMRDELGRSEKPQTLMDMATIFGRYERANGRLDDMEVSDEINACSVEIEVDVDGVKEPWLLMFKNETHNHPTEIEPFGGAATCIGGAIRDPLSGRSYVYQAMRISGAGDITAPISETRAGKLPQQVISKTAAHGYSSYGNQIGLATTYVREYFHPGFVAKRMELGAVVGAAPKGNVVREKPEAGDVIILLGGKTGRDGVGGATGSSKVQTVESVETAGAEVQKGNAIEERKIQRLFRNGDVTRLIKKSNDFGAGGVCVAIGELADGLEIDLNKVPLKYQGLNGTEIAISESQERMAVVVRPEDVDAFVAECNKENIDAVVVATVTEKPNLVMHWNGETIVDLERRFLDTNGVRVVVDVKVVDKDVKLPEERKTSAETLEADTLAVLSDLNHASQKGLQTIFDCSVGRSTVNHPLGGRYQLTPTEASVQKLPVQHGVTHTASVMAQGFNPYVAEWSPYHGAAYAVIEATARLVATGANWSKARFSYQEYFERMDKQAERFGQPVAALLGSIEAQIQLGLPSIGGKDSMSGTFEELTVPPILVAFGVTTADSRKVLSPEFKTAGENIYYIPGQALAAEIDFDLIKSNFAQFEAIQADHKVTSASAVKYGGVLESLALATFGNHIGAEVTLPELEIALTAQLGGFVFTSPEEITGVEKIGRTRVDFTLLVNGVKLDGQKLDSAFQGKLEEVYPTEFAQAKELAEVPAVASDAVIKAKETIEKPVVYIPVFPGTNSEYDSAKAFEKEGAEVNLVPFVTLNEEAIVKSVETMVDNIGKANILFFAGGFSAADEPDGSAKFIVNILLNEKVRAAIDSFIVRGGLIIGICNGFQALVKSGLLPYGNFEDASSTSPTLFYNDANQHVAKMVETRIANTNSPWLAGVQVGDIHAIPVSHGEGKFVATAEEFAELRDNGQIFSQYVDFDGKPSMDSKYNPNGSVNAIEGITSKNGQIIGKMGHSERYEDGLFQNIPGNKDQHLFASAVRYFTGK; encoded by the coding sequence ATGGATAAACGTATTTTTGTTGAAAAAAAGGCTGATTTTCAGGTTAAGTCAGAGAGTTTGGTAAGGGAACTCCAGCACAACTTGGAACTGTCAACTTTGAAAAGTATTCGCATTGTGCAGGTTTATGATGTCTTTGATTTGGCAGAGGACTTGTTTGCACCTGCAGAGAAGCACATCTTCTCTGAGCAGGTGACGGATCATGTCTTGGACGAAGCGGCCGTGCAAGCGGATCTTGCCAACTATGCTTTCTTTGCCATTGAAAGCCTGCCTGGTCAATTTGACCAGCGTGCAGCTTCTTCACAGGAAGCCTTGCTTTTACTGGGAAGTTCAAGTGATGTAACAGTCAACACAGCCCAGCTTTACTTGGTCAATAAGGATATTGATGCGATTGAGTTGGAAGCAGTCAAGAACTACTTGCTCAACCCAGTTGATTCTCGTTTCAAGGACATCACGACAGGGATTGCCAAGCAGGAATTTTCAGAGTCGGACAAGACTATTCCAAAATTGACTTTCTTTGAAAACTATACGGCAGAAGACTTTGCTCGCTACAAGGCTGAGCAAGGGATGGCCATGGAAGTGGATGATTTGCTCTTTATCCAAGACTACTTCAAGTCAATCGGGCGCGTGCCGACAGAAACAGAGCTCAAGGTTTTGGACACTTATTGGTCTGACCACTGCCGTCACACGACTTTTGAGACGGAGTTGAAACAGATTGATTTCTCAGCTTCTAAATTCCAAAAGCAATTGCAAGCGACTTATGACAAGTATATTGCCATGCGTGATGAACTAGGTCGGTCTGAAAAGCCACAAACCTTGATGGATATGGCGACTATTTTTGGTCGTTATGAGCGTGCTAATGGTCGTTTAGACGATATGGAAGTGTCTGACGAAATCAATGCATGCTCGGTTGAAATCGAAGTGGACGTTGATGGTGTCAAGGAACCTTGGCTCCTCATGTTTAAGAACGAAACCCACAACCACCCAACAGAAATCGAACCATTTGGTGGGGCTGCTACTTGTATCGGTGGAGCTATTCGTGACCCATTGTCAGGTCGTTCCTACGTTTACCAAGCTATGCGTATCTCAGGTGCTGGAGATATTACAGCACCGATTTCGGAAACTCGCGCTGGGAAATTGCCACAACAAGTTATTTCTAAAACAGCGGCTCATGGTTATTCTTCATACGGGAACCAGATTGGGCTTGCGACGACCTACGTTCGTGAATATTTCCACCCAGGCTTTGTAGCCAAACGCATGGAGCTTGGTGCCGTTGTTGGTGCTGCTCCTAAGGGCAATGTAGTCCGTGAAAAACCGGAAGCCGGCGATGTGATTATCTTGCTCGGTGGTAAGACTGGACGTGATGGTGTCGGGGGTGCAACGGGATCTTCTAAGGTTCAAACAGTTGAGTCTGTAGAGACTGCTGGTGCTGAGGTTCAAAAAGGGAATGCCATCGAAGAACGTAAGATTCAACGTCTTTTCCGTAATGGAGATGTCACTCGTCTGATCAAGAAATCCAATGACTTTGGCGCTGGTGGTGTCTGTGTGGCTATCGGTGAATTGGCAGATGGTCTTGAAATCGACCTCAACAAGGTTCCTCTTAAATACCAAGGTTTGAACGGTACCGAAATTGCTATTTCTGAATCACAAGAACGGATGGCTGTGGTGGTTCGTCCTGAGGATGTAGATGCCTTCGTTGCGGAATGTAACAAAGAAAATATTGATGCTGTTGTTGTTGCGACAGTGACTGAAAAACCAAATCTTGTCATGCACTGGAATGGTGAAACGATTGTCGACTTGGAACGCCGTTTCCTTGATACAAACGGTGTGCGCGTGGTTGTCGATGTCAAGGTGGTAGACAAGGATGTCAAGCTCCCAGAAGAGCGTAAAACAAGTGCTGAAACACTTGAAGCTGATACCCTTGCGGTTCTATCTGATCTCAACCATGCAAGTCAAAAAGGCTTGCAGACTATCTTTGACTGCTCGGTCGGTCGTTCAACGGTCAATCACCCACTTGGCGGTCGCTACCAACTCACACCAACTGAGGCATCTGTGCAGAAATTGCCAGTTCAACACGGCGTGACTCACACTGCGTCTGTCATGGCGCAAGGTTTCAACCCTTATGTGGCAGAATGGTCTCCATACCACGGTGCTGCCTATGCGGTTATCGAAGCAACCGCTCGTTTGGTGGCTACTGGTGCAAACTGGTCTAAGGCTCGCTTCTCTTACCAAGAGTATTTCGAACGCATGGATAAACAAGCAGAGCGTTTTGGTCAGCCAGTAGCGGCTCTTCTAGGATCTATCGAAGCACAAATCCAGCTTGGCTTGCCATCTATCGGTGGTAAGGACTCCATGTCTGGTACCTTTGAAGAATTGACCGTACCGCCAATCTTGGTTGCCTTTGGGGTGACGACGGCAGATAGCCGTAAGGTGCTCTCTCCTGAGTTCAAGACTGCTGGTGAAAATATCTACTACATCCCAGGTCAAGCTCTTGCTGCAGAGATTGATTTTGACTTGATTAAGTCTAATTTTGCTCAATTTGAAGCCATCCAAGCTGATCACAAAGTAACATCTGCATCAGCTGTTAAATATGGTGGTGTCCTTGAAAGCTTGGCTCTTGCTACCTTTGGGAACCATATCGGTGCAGAGGTGACCTTGCCTGAACTTGAGATAGCTTTGACAGCTCAATTGGGTGGATTTGTCTTCACCTCTCCTGAAGAAATCACTGGAGTAGAGAAGATTGGACGAACAAGAGTAGACTTTACACTCCTTGTCAACGGTGTGAAGTTAGATGGACAGAAACTTGACAGTGCCTTCCAAGGGAAACTGGAAGAAGTTTACCCAACTGAATTTGCCCAAGCTAAAGAATTGGCTGAAGTGCCAGCTGTCGCTTCTGACGCAGTCATCAAAGCCAAGGAAACTATTGAAAAACCAGTGGTTTACATCCCAGTCTTCCCAGGAACAAACTCAGAATATGACTCAGCAAAAGCTTTTGAAAAAGAAGGTGCAGAGGTTAACTTGGTGCCATTTGTGACCTTGAATGAAGAAGCTATTGTCAAGTCAGTTGAAACCATGGTTGACAATATCGGCAAGGCAAACATTCTCTTCTTTGCAGGTGGATTCTCAGCTGCGGATGAGCCGGATGGATCAGCTAAATTTATCGTGAATATCTTGCTCAATGAAAAAGTGCGTGCAGCCATTGATAGCTTTATCGTTCGTGGTGGCTTGATTATCGGTATCTGTAATGGATTCCAAGCCCTCGTCAAATCAGGTCTTCTTCCATATGGCAACTTTGAAGATGCAAGCAGCACTAGTCCAACCCTCTTCTACAATGATGCCAACCAGCACGTGGCTAAGATGGTGGAAACGCGAATTGCCAATACCAACTCGCCATGGTTGGCTGGAGTGCAAGTGGGCGATATCCATGCCATCCCAGTGTCACACGGTGAAGGGAAGTTTGTCGCGACGGCTGAGGAATTTGCGGAGCTCCGTGACAATGGTCAAATCTTTAGCCAATACGTTGACTTTGACGGCAAACCAAGTATGGATTCTAAGTACAATCCGAATGGTTCGGTAAATGCCATCGAAGGAATTACCAGCAAGAATGGTCAAATCATCGGTAAGATGGGACACTCAGAACGTTATGAAGACGGTCTTTTCCAAAACATCCCAGGGAATAAAGACCAGCACCTGTTTGCGTCGGCGGTACGTTATTTCACAGGGAAATAA
- the purN gene encoding phosphoribosylglycinamide formyltransferase, whose translation MKKIAVFASGNGSNFQVIAEEFPVEFVFSDHRDAYVLERADKLGVLSYAFELKEFENKADYEAALVELLEEHQIDLVCLAGYMKIVGPTLLSAYEGRIINIHPAYLPEFPGAHGIEDAWNAGVTESGVTIHWVDSGVDTGKVIKQVRVPRLADDTIESFEARIHEAEYKLYPEVLDSLGVERM comes from the coding sequence ATGAAAAAAATAGCGGTTTTTGCCTCTGGTAATGGCTCAAATTTTCAGGTGATTGCTGAAGAATTTCCGGTGGAGTTTGTCTTTTCAGACCATCGTGACGCCTATGTGCTCGAACGTGCAGACAAGCTCGGCGTCCTGTCCTATGCTTTTGAACTCAAGGAGTTTGAGAACAAGGCGGACTACGAAGCAGCTCTTGTCGAGCTCTTGGAAGAACACCAGATTGACTTGGTTTGCCTCGCTGGCTACATGAAAATCGTTGGGCCAACTTTATTGTCAGCTTATGAGGGCCGAATTATCAACATTCATCCAGCCTACCTGCCAGAATTTCCAGGAGCTCATGGGATTGAGGACGCTTGGAATGCTGGAGTTACTGAGAGCGGCGTGACCATTCACTGGGTGGACTCTGGTGTAGATACAGGAAAGGTTATCAAGCAAGTCCGAGTGCCACGACTAGCTGATGATACCATCGAAAGCTTTGAAGCTCGCATTCATGAAGCGGAGTACAAGTTGTATCCAGAGGTGCTGGATAGCTTGGGAGTGGAGAGAATGTAA
- a CDS encoding sce7725 family protein, which translates to MYFPYLRGRQYELIALRELLENNKLSNNVIPIIEPVRLSPTLVSALEAFATKKQPCALIMNPAVGFFNEEYSKNEKNRASRLDKVIEQSEHLYFASLMSTDYQKADNFKQNDDMNRQITICKDPDDLNGYEDNYNTELTAYNIIGEDSKLNREVSGSKVKISDRFKKAPRNVDYAKKTDEFFSEDHKYFLKDGYKGFSDYSIVGESYSDSGFAPTAIAIHIVYFDSDENLRIHHFVSDTNQEPTNPAGKFKEALEKLIGYVDAGQVQRTLAINEFEKLYRTGSYPGLGTIKKLTMMHHIELVGKYLDQINGDR; encoded by the coding sequence ATGTATTTTCCATACCTAAGAGGTCGGCAATATGAATTAATAGCGCTCAGAGAGTTATTAGAAAATAATAAGTTAAGCAACAATGTTATTCCAATTATTGAACCAGTGAGATTATCCCCAACTCTGGTCAGCGCTTTGGAAGCATTTGCAACGAAGAAGCAACCGTGCGCCCTCATCATGAATCCAGCAGTAGGGTTCTTTAATGAGGAATACAGCAAAAACGAAAAAAATCGAGCAAGCCGCTTAGACAAAGTGATTGAGCAGAGTGAGCATTTGTACTTTGCCTCACTGATGAGCACAGATTATCAAAAAGCTGATAATTTCAAGCAGAATGATGACATGAATAGGCAAATCACAATATGTAAAGATCCTGATGATTTAAATGGATACGAAGATAATTATAATACAGAACTAACAGCCTACAATATTATTGGGGAAGACAGTAAGTTAAACAGAGAGGTTAGCGGGAGCAAAGTCAAAATTAGTGACAGATTTAAGAAAGCGCCAAGAAATGTAGATTATGCTAAAAAAACAGATGAATTTTTCTCAGAAGATCATAAATATTTTTTAAAGGATGGGTATAAGGGATTTTCGGATTACTCTATCGTTGGCGAGAGCTACAGTGATTCAGGATTTGCCCCCACTGCTATAGCTATTCATATCGTTTATTTTGACTCTGATGAAAATCTAAGAATTCACCATTTTGTATCAGATACTAATCAAGAGCCAACAAATCCAGCTGGTAAGTTTAAGGAAGCACTTGAGAAATTAATTGGTTATGTTGATGCGGGTCAAGTGCAAAGAACACTGGCAATCAATGAGTTTGAAAAACTGTATAGAACGGGCTCTTATCCAGGTCTTGGCACCATTAAAAAATTAACCATGATGCATCATATTGAATTGGTTGGTAAATATCTTGATCAAATAAATGGAGACAGATAG
- the purF gene encoding amidophosphoribosyltransferase, whose translation MTYEVKSLNEECGVFGIWGHPDAAKLTYFGLHSLQHRGQEGAGILSNDQGQLKRHRDMGLLSEVFRNPANLDKLTGTSAIGHVRYATAGEASVDNIQPFLFRFHDMQFGLAHNGNLTNAGSLKQELEQRGAIFSSTSDSEILAHLIRRSHNPNLMGKIKEALSLVKGGFAYILLFEDKLIAALDPNGFRPLSIGKMANGAVVVSSETCAFEVIGAEWIRDVKPGEIVIVDDNGIQYDSYTNDTQLAICSMEYIYFARPDSNIHGVNVHTARKRMGAQLAREFKHEADIVVGVPNSSLSAAMGFAEESGLPNEMGLIKNQYTQRTFIQPTQELREQGVRMKLSAVSGVVKGKRVVMIDDSIVRGTTSRRIVQLLKEAGASEVHVAIGSPALAYPCFYGIDIQTRQELIAANHTVEETRQIIGADSLTYLSIDGLIDSIGIETDAPNGGLCVAYFDGDYPTPLYDYEEDYRRSLGDKTSFYK comes from the coding sequence ATGACATACGAAGTAAAATCTCTTAATGAAGAATGTGGTGTTTTCGGTATCTGGGGACATCCAGATGCTGCTAAATTGACCTATTTTGGTCTCCATAGTCTTCAGCACCGTGGTCAGGAAGGGGCAGGAATCCTCTCCAATGATCAGGGGCAATTGAAGCGTCATCGTGATATGGGGCTTTTATCAGAAGTGTTCAGAAATCCAGCTAATTTGGATAAATTGACAGGAACGAGCGCGATTGGGCATGTGCGTTATGCGACTGCTGGCGAAGCTTCTGTGGATAACATCCAGCCCTTCCTTTTTCGCTTTCATGATATGCAGTTTGGCCTTGCTCATAACGGAAACTTGACCAATGCCGGATCGCTCAAGCAAGAATTGGAACAAAGAGGAGCTATTTTCAGTTCAACTTCGGACTCGGAAATCTTGGCCCACCTCATTCGTCGGAGTCACAATCCGAACTTGATGGGCAAAATCAAAGAGGCGCTCAGTCTTGTCAAAGGTGGATTTGCTTATATCCTGCTGTTTGAGGACAAGTTGATTGCTGCGCTTGATCCTAATGGTTTCCGTCCACTTTCTATTGGGAAAATGGCCAATGGAGCAGTTGTGGTTTCATCTGAGACCTGTGCCTTTGAAGTCATTGGTGCCGAGTGGATTCGTGATGTGAAACCAGGGGAAATTGTGATTGTGGATGACAATGGGATTCAGTACGATAGCTATACGAATGATACCCAGTTGGCGATTTGCTCTATGGAGTATATCTATTTTGCCCGTCCTGACTCCAATATCCATGGTGTCAACGTCCATACAGCCCGCAAGAGAATGGGAGCTCAATTGGCGCGTGAGTTCAAGCACGAAGCGGATATTGTGGTCGGTGTGCCAAATTCCTCGCTCAGCGCAGCCATGGGATTTGCAGAAGAATCTGGTCTGCCAAATGAAATGGGTCTCATCAAAAACCAATACACCCAACGCACCTTTATCCAACCGACTCAAGAATTGCGGGAGCAAGGGGTGCGGATGAAACTGTCTGCTGTTTCGGGCGTTGTCAAAGGCAAACGTGTGGTCATGATTGATGATTCCATTGTTCGTGGGACAACCTCTCGCCGTATCGTTCAGCTTTTGAAAGAAGCGGGGGCTTCTGAAGTTCACGTTGCTATTGGTAGTCCAGCGCTAGCTTATCCATGTTTTTACGGGATTGATATCCAGACGCGTCAGGAGCTGATTGCGGCCAATCATACGGTCGAAGAAACTCGCCAAATCATTGGTGCGGATAGCCTGACCTATCTTTCGATTGATGGCTTGATTGATTCTATCGGGATTGAAACAGATGCGCCAAACGGTGGTCTTTGTGTCGCTTACTTTGACGGCGACTACCCAACTCCTCTCTACGACTATGAGGAAGACTATCGTAGAAGTTTGGGGGATAAGACCAGTTTTTACAAATAG
- the purC gene encoding phosphoribosylaminoimidazolesuccinocarboxamide synthase, with protein MSKQLIYSGKAKDIYTTEDENLIISTYKDQATAFNGVKKEQIAGKGVLNNQISSFIFEKLNAAGVATHFVEKLSDTEQLNKKVEIIPLEVVLRNYTAGSFSKRFGVEEGIAFETPIVEFYYKNDDLDDPFINDEHVKFLKIADDQQIAYLKEETRRINELLKAWFAEIGLKLIDFKLEFGFDKDGKIILADEFSPDNCRLWDADGNHMDKDVFRRGLGELTDVYEVVWEKLQGLK; from the coding sequence ATGTCAAAACAACTGATCTATTCGGGAAAAGCCAAGGATATCTATACAACTGAGGATGAAAATCTCATTATTTCAACTTACAAGGACCAGGCGACTGCCTTCAACGGTGTCAAGAAGGAGCAGATTGCGGGTAAGGGAGTGTTAAATAATCAGATTTCATCTTTTATTTTTGAGAAATTAAATGCGGCTGGTGTAGCAACTCATTTTGTGGAGAAGCTTTCGGATACGGAACAGCTCAATAAAAAAGTTGAGATTATTCCTTTGGAAGTTGTGCTCCGCAACTACACGGCTGGTTCCTTTTCAAAACGTTTTGGCGTAGAAGAAGGTATTGCATTTGAGACTCCAATTGTCGAATTTTACTATAAAAATGATGATTTGGATGACCCCTTTATCAATGATGAGCATGTGAAATTCCTAAAAATTGCGGATGACCAGCAGATTGCTTACTTGAAAGAAGAAACCCGTCGTATCAATGAGCTCTTGAAAGCTTGGTTTGCTGAGATTGGTCTTAAATTGATTGACTTTAAGCTAGAGTTTGGTTTTGACAAGGATGGCAAGATTATCTTGGCAGACGAGTTTTCACCAGATAACTGCCGTCTGTGGGATGCAGATGGCAATCATATGGACAAGGATGTTTTCCGTCGTGGATTGGGAGAACTAACTGATGTTTACGAAGTTGTCTGGGAAAAGTTGCAAGGTTTAAAATAA
- the purM gene encoding phosphoribosylformylglycinamidine cyclo-ligase produces the protein MANKNAYAQSGVDVEAGYEVVERIKKHVARTERAGVMGALGGFGGMFDLSKTGVKEPVLISGTDGVGTKLMLAIKYDKHDTIGQDCVAMCVNDIIAAGAEPLYFLDYVATGKNEPAKLEQVVAGVAEGCVQAGAALIGGETAEMPGMYGADDYDLAGFAVGVAEKSQIIDGSKVAEGDVLLGLASSGIHSNGYSLVRRVFANYTGEEVLPELEGKKLKEVLLEPTRIYVKAVLPLIKEGLVNGIAHITGGGFIENVPRMFAADLAAEIEEDKVPVLPIFKALEKYGEIKHEEMFEIFNMGVGLMLAVSPENVGRVKDLLDEPVYEIGRIVKKENESVIIK, from the coding sequence ATGGCAAATAAAAATGCGTACGCCCAGTCGGGTGTGGATGTTGAAGCGGGTTATGAAGTTGTTGAGCGGATCAAAAAGCATGTGGCTCGCACGGAGCGTGCGGGTGTCATGGGAGCTCTTGGTGGTTTCGGTGGCATGTTTGACCTCTCAAAAACAGGTGTCAAAGAGCCCGTCTTGATTTCAGGGACTGACGGTGTCGGAACCAAGCTCATGCTGGCTATCAAGTACGACAAGCACGATACCATCGGGCAGGACTGTGTGGCCATGTGTGTTAATGACATCATCGCTGCAGGTGCGGAGCCTCTTTACTTCCTTGACTACGTCGCGACTGGCAAGAATGAACCAGCTAAACTAGAACAAGTCGTTGCTGGTGTGGCAGAAGGTTGTGTGCAGGCAGGCGCTGCTCTCATCGGTGGGGAAACGGCTGAAATGCCTGGTATGTATGGCGCAGATGACTACGATCTGGCTGGTTTTGCAGTAGGTGTGGCTGAAAAATCTCAAATCATAGACGGTTCAAAAGTAGCTGAAGGAGATGTCCTTCTCGGGCTTGCTTCGAGTGGTATTCACTCAAATGGTTACTCACTCGTGCGTCGTGTCTTTGCCAACTATACAGGTGAGGAAGTCTTGCCAGAATTGGAAGGCAAGAAACTCAAGGAAGTCCTTCTTGAGCCAACTCGTATCTACGTCAAGGCTGTCTTGCCACTCATCAAGGAAGGCTTGGTAAACGGGATTGCCCACATCACAGGTGGGGGCTTTATCGAGAATGTCCCTCGTATGTTTGCGGCTGACCTAGCTGCGGAAATTGAAGAAGACAAGGTCCCAGTGCTTCCGATTTTCAAAGCCCTTGAAAAATACGGTGAAATAAAGCATGAAGAAATGTTTGAAATCTTCAATATGGGTGTGGGACTCATGCTGGCAGTTAGCCCTGAAAATGTAGGTCGCGTCAAGGATTTGTTGGATGAACCAGTCTATGAAATTGGTCGCATCGTCAAGAAAGAAAACGAAAGTGTCATCATCAAATGA
- the purH gene encoding bifunctional phosphoribosylaminoimidazolecarboxamide formyltransferase/IMP cyclohydrolase yields MTKKALISVSDKAGIVEFAQELKKLGWDIISTGGTKVTLDNAGVGTIAIDDVTGFPEMMDGRVKTLHPNIHGGLLARRDLDSHLEAAKDNKIELIDLVVVNLYPFKETILKPDVTYADAVENIDIGGPSMLRSAAKNHASVTVVVDPSDYAVVLNELAANGETTYETRQRLAAKVFRHTAAYDALIAEYFTAQVGESKPEKLTLTYDLKQAMRYGENPQQDADFYQKALPTDYSIATAKQLNGKELSFNNIRDADAAIRIIRDFKDRPTVVALKHMNPCGIGQADDIETAWDYAYESDPVSIFGGIVVLNREVDAATAEKMHGVFLEIIIAPSYTDEALAILTNKKKNLRILALPFDAQDASEVEAEYTGVVGGLLVQNQDVVKESPADWQVVTKRQPTETEATALEFAWKAIKYVKSNGIIVTNDHMTLGVGPGQTNRVASVRIAIEQAKDRLDGAVLASDAFFPFADNVEEIAKAGIKAIIQPGGSVRDQESIEAADKYGLTMVFTGVRHFRH; encoded by the coding sequence ATGACGAAAAAGGCCTTAATCAGCGTCTCAGACAAAGCGGGCATTGTTGAATTTGCCCAAGAACTTAAAAAACTTGGTTGGGATATCATCTCGACAGGTGGGACAAAAGTTACCCTGGATAATGCTGGGGTGGGGACCATTGCGATCGATGATGTGACGGGTTTTCCAGAAATGATGGACGGCCGTGTCAAGACCCTTCACCCAAATATCCATGGTGGGCTCTTGGCTCGTCGTGATTTGGATAGCCACCTTGAGGCGGCTAAGGACAATAAGATCGAGCTTATCGACCTTGTAGTGGTCAACCTTTACCCATTCAAGGAAACCATTCTAAAACCAGACGTGACCTACGCTGATGCCGTTGAAAACATCGATATCGGTGGTCCGTCTATGCTTCGTTCGGCAGCGAAAAATCACGCCAGCGTAACAGTTGTGGTAGATCCTTCTGACTATGCTGTGGTGCTTAACGAATTGGCAGCTAACGGCGAAACGACTTACGAAACTCGTCAACGTCTGGCAGCCAAGGTTTTCCGTCACACAGCAGCTTATGATGCTTTGATTGCAGAATATTTCACAGCTCAAGTGGGCGAAAGCAAACCTGAAAAGTTGACCTTGACCTATGACCTCAAACAAGCCATGCGCTATGGGGAAAATCCTCAACAGGATGCAGATTTCTACCAAAAAGCTTTGCCAACGGATTACTCGATTGCAACAGCGAAACAGCTCAACGGTAAGGAGCTATCTTTCAACAACATCCGCGATGCGGATGCTGCCATTCGTATTATCCGTGACTTCAAAGACCGTCCAACCGTTGTGGCTCTCAAACACATGAATCCTTGTGGTATCGGTCAAGCTGATGACATCGAGACTGCTTGGGACTATGCTTATGAGTCTGACCCAGTGTCTATCTTTGGTGGGATTGTCGTTCTTAACCGTGAGGTGGATGCTGCGACAGCTGAGAAGATGCATGGCGTTTTCCTTGAAATCATCATCGCACCAAGCTATACGGATGAAGCGCTAGCCATTTTGACCAACAAAAAGAAAAACTTGCGTATCCTTGCCTTGCCATTTGACGCTCAAGATGCTAGTGAAGTGGAAGCAGAATACACAGGTGTAGTAGGTGGACTTCTGGTGCAAAACCAAGACGTGGTGAAAGAGAGCCCGGCTGACTGGCAAGTGGTGACCAAACGCCAACCAACAGAAACTGAAGCGACTGCCCTTGAGTTCGCTTGGAAAGCTATCAAGTACGTCAAATCAAACGGTATCATCGTAACCAACGACCATATGACACTCGGTGTTGGCCCAGGTCAAACCAACCGAGTGGCTTCTGTTCGCATCGCCATTGAACAAGCCAAAGACCGTCTTGACGGTGCTGTCCTTGCTTCGGATGCCTTCTTCCCATTTGCGGATAACGTGGAAGAAATCGCTAAGGCAGGGATCAAGGCCATCATCCAGCCAGGAGGCTCCGTTCGTGACCAAGAATCTATCGAAGCCGCTGACAAATATGGCTTGACTATGGTCTTCACAGGCGTGAGACATTTTAGACATTAA